The following proteins come from a genomic window of Sesamum indicum cultivar Zhongzhi No. 13 linkage group LG10, S_indicum_v1.0, whole genome shotgun sequence:
- the LOC105171774 gene encoding protein LIGHT-DEPENDENT SHORT HYPOCOTYLS 4 → MDPITQEMSSRSTEINSFTTTTTPSTAIGSPSGSSSAAGSTTVSSPTTLSRYENQKRRDWNTFGQYLRNHRPPLSLSRCSGAHVLEFLRYLDQFGKTKVHTQLCPFFGQPNPPAPCPCPLRQAWGSLDALIGRLRAAYEENGGKPEANPFGARAVRLYLREVRDSQAKARGISYEKKKRKRPPAPSQAAALPPPS, encoded by the coding sequence ATGGATCCAATAACTCAAGAAATGAGTTCCCGAAGCACTGAGATCAACAGtttcaccaccaccaccacccctTCCACAGCGATCGGATCACCATCAGGCTCCTCATCCGCCGCCGGGTCTACCACCGTGTCCTCCCCGACAACCCTAAGCCGCTACGAGAACCAAAAACGCCGCGACTGGAACACCTTCGGGCAGTACCTGCGCAACCACCGCCCGCCGCTTTCCCTCTCCCGCTGCAGCGGTGCCCACGTCCTCGAATTCCTCCGATACCTCGACCAGTTCGGAAAAACCAAGGTCCACACTCAGCTCTGCCCCTTCTTCGGGCAACCCAACCCACCTGCACCCTGCCCCTGCCCCCTCCGCCAGGCCTGGGGCAGCCTTGACGCCCTTATAGGCCGCCTGCGCGCAGCCTATGAAGAAAACGGGGGCAAGCCCGAAGCCAACCCGTTCGGGGCACGGGCAGTTAGGCTTTATCTGCGCGAAGTCCGTGATTCACAGGCCAAAGCAAGAGGAATCAGCTACGAGAAGAAGAAGCGGAAGAGGCCGCCGGCGCCGTCGCAGGCGGCAGCATTGCCACCACCGAGTTGA